From Deltaproteobacteria bacterium, one genomic window encodes:
- a CDS encoding L-seryl-tRNA(Sec) selenium transferase, protein MDDQKKHLLRQLPKMDEILLALEKKGTFARYGRDFILSAGRTVVAELRESILAPGGGAAGMPPLEELTARVEEKLDAMRRYRLRKVVNATGVVLHTNLGRSPLCEEALAHMVGV, encoded by the coding sequence AAAAAACACTTACTGAGACAGCTTCCCAAGATGGATGAGATTCTTCTGGCCCTGGAGAAAAAGGGGACCTTTGCCCGGTACGGCAGGGATTTTATTCTATCCGCCGGCCGGACAGTGGTTGCGGAGCTCCGGGAATCGATTCTCGCTCCGGGTGGCGGGGCCGCCGGGATGCCGCCCCTGGAGGAACTGACCGCAAGGGTGGAAGAAAAACTTGACGCCATGCGTCGGTATCGCCTGAGAAAGGTTGTGAATGCCACGGGGGTGGTTCTTCATACCAACCTGGGGAGATCCCCCCTGTGCGAGGAGGCCCTGGCGCACATGGTCGGGGT